Proteins found in one Streptomyces pactum genomic segment:
- a CDS encoding NAD(P)H oxidoreductase, whose protein sequence is MTQHDSHARTALVVVAHHRTDSLTAHTARRAAARLEAAGYRIDLLDLHAEGFDPRMNMSDQPDWGNREKVYSDEAHAHMRRILDADVVVAVFPVYWQSVPAILKGWIDRVWNYGFAYGRSKPRLAGKRMLWLGLAGATADDPIVEGMQTVLETNLSEGIAYYCGFSHSTVGLLTDAEERPQRVDAEGNLLVGEAVSGAERETQYADLDRRAGEFVQRFLAEGLAAA, encoded by the coding sequence GTGACACAGCACGACAGCCATGCCAGGACAGCCCTCGTGGTGGTCGCGCACCACCGCACCGATTCCCTCACCGCGCACACGGCCCGCCGTGCTGCCGCCCGACTCGAAGCCGCCGGATACCGCATCGACCTGCTCGACCTGCACGCCGAAGGGTTCGACCCGCGGATGAACATGTCGGACCAGCCGGACTGGGGCAACAGGGAAAAGGTGTATTCGGACGAAGCGCACGCCCATATGCGGCGCATCCTCGACGCGGATGTCGTCGTCGCCGTCTTCCCGGTGTACTGGCAGAGCGTGCCCGCCATCCTCAAGGGCTGGATCGACCGCGTATGGAACTACGGGTTTGCCTACGGCCGCAGCAAGCCCCGCCTCGCGGGCAAGCGCATGCTGTGGCTGGGCCTCGCTGGCGCCACTGCCGACGATCCCATCGTGGAAGGGATGCAAACCGTCCTCGAAACCAATCTGAGCGAAGGCATCGCCTACTACTGCGGCTTCTCCCATTCCACCGTCGGCCTGCTCACCGACGCTGAGGAGCGCCCGCAGCGCGTCGACGCCGAAGGAAACCTCCTGGTCGGCGAAGCGGTCTCGGGTGCTGAGCGAGAGACGCAGTACGCCGATCTCGACCGGCGTGCAGGAGAGTTCGTGCAAAGGTTCCTCGCCGAGGGACTTGCGGCGGCCTGA